The window GCCTCAAGCTGCCCGCGGGTGGACGCCCCAACAAGTTTGTCTATTGCCTACCGGCCAATCAGGAGGCTCCAAAGGTCTACCAGGAGGGCCTGAGCCTGAAGCGCATGATCAAGGCAGGTGCCACGAGGGGGGCTGCGCCTAAAACCGGTAACTACCTGACCAGCGTCCTCGGGGTGGCGAAGGCTCAGAAAGAGGGATTTGACGAGATCCTGTGGACCAATGCTGAGGGCGAGGTGACTGAGGCCGCCACCGCTAATATCTTTTTCCTCTCGCGCCAAGGCGATCAGGTGCATTTTGTCACCCCGCCAGCCCAAAGTGGGATCTTGCTGGGCATCACCCGGGCGACCTTGATCGACCTCATGCGCCAGGCCGGCATCCCGGTGCACGAGCAAATGGTCTTCGCTGATGAGTTGCCGCGGTTTGACGAAGCCTTCCTGTGCTCGACTGTGCGCGGCCTAGTGCCCGTCGCAGCGATTGATAAGCACAAGATGCACTCGGCCCGCGAGAGCTCGGTATTTAGGCACATCGAACGCCTGTACCTGACCTGGGTATCGACCCAGGTAGGTCACCGCGTAGACTGGGCCAGTGGCACGCGTCTCTGATCCTAGACGTTTACTTACCGCCGACCTTAGCCGCCTCTGCAACTTCGCTGGTCTGGGTAGCCTTCGCTTTTTCGATCGCTTCCTGGACAGCGGAGGCGCCCGTGGCTGCCGACTGCTTCTTGATTTCTTCCATGATGTTGTGACGGGTGGTGTAAGCCGAGTGACTCAGCACCAACTGCTTGCCGCGACGATTCTGGAGGTTGAATACCAAAGGGGCCTTGAGGTTGGCGGTCATGTTCTGAGGATTGGTAGGGATCGTGATGATCACCGAAATGACGGCGTCTTCTTCAGCCTTGAGATCCAAGTCGAGGACCTCGGCTTCCGTCACCTCGACGACATAGTCCGGCTTGAAAAGTAGGGGATTGATCAGGACGAATGC of the Deltaproteobacteria bacterium genome contains:
- a CDS encoding flagellar assembly protein FliW, with the protein product MKVKTTRFGEIEVKSEDLIELPAGLIGFPELKRYVLLDHDKDSPFKWLQSLDDGAIAFVLINPLLFKPDYVVEVTEAEVLDLDLKAEEDAVISVIITIPTNPQNMTANLKAPLVFNLQNRRGKQLVLSHSAYTTRHNIMEEIKKQSAATGASAVQEAIEKAKATQTSEVAEAAKVGGK